A DNA window from Canis lupus dingo isolate Sandy chromosome 2, ASM325472v2, whole genome shotgun sequence contains the following coding sequences:
- the LOC125754581 gene encoding porimin-like, which translates to MGVGARGAWAALVLGVLLMLALLKAAVDSAGLDGSLNTKNSMPSGNHSANPTENVTFVTSNYTSQSTTSSTKPLTTPLSPISKTATATARITTAGVSANRISTSSGSQNTTQATLATETIAHNSSATALSLSVTITPTINSKGNPGSKFDTGSFLGGIVLTLGVLSILYIGCRMYYSRRGIRYRTIDEHDAII; encoded by the coding sequence ATGGGAGTGGGCGCGCGCGGGGCCTGGGCGGCGCTGGTCCTGGGCGTGCTGCTGATGCTGGCGCTGCTCAAGGCGGCTGTGGACAGCGCGGGCCTGGACGGATCTCTAAACACAAAGAATTCAATGCCTTCAGGAAACCACAGTGCTAACCCAACAGAGAATGTCACCTTTGTGACCTCCAACTATACGAGCCAGTCCACCACCAGCTCCACGAAACCGCTGACCACGCCACTGTCTCCTATCTCCAAGACGGCCACAGCTACAGCCAGAATCACAACAGCTGGGGTCTCGGCCAACAGGATCTCTACCAGCTCAGGTTCCCAGAACACAACCCAGGCGACGCTGGCCACGGAGACCATCGCCCACAACAGTTCAGCCACAGCCCTTTCTTTATCAGTAACAATCACACCAACTATTAATTCTAAAGGAAATCCAGGATCAAAATTTGATACTGGCAGCTTTCTTGGCGGTATTGTGTTGACACTGGGTGTCCTGTCAATTCTTTACATCGGATGCAGAATGTATTATTCAAGAAGAGGCATTCGATACAGAACCATTGATGAACATGACGCCATCATCTAA
- the TMEM51 gene encoding transmembrane protein 51 isoform X3, which translates to MGAGCGRLGLQGQLGEGRKQKQGDRTVCRGRKADPCDWSCDSRTVSRPWTRPSHHTDLSPGRKHISLHPVPMVPGTGFCTKQVLQEHWCRGEKTETQCREGACTPPPLRWQSWAALAAGDPVAYLRGAQQVDTTGASWGSHVVAEAEREGSLTQDCNMKSCFQACPECPQVTTVVTLPARENKNHSNRTAQKTTENTTNSRP; encoded by the exons ATGGGAGCTGGGTGTGGAAGGTTAGGCCTTCAGGgtcagctgggggaggggagaaagcaaAAGCAGGGAGACCGGACAGTGTGCAGGGGACGGAAGGCAGACCCATGTGACTGGAGTTGTGACAGCAGGACTGTTTCCCGTCCTTGGACACGTCCCTCACATCACACTGATCTTTCTCCTGGGAGAAAGCACATTTCTCTCCACCCTGTACCGATGGTGCCTGGTACTGGGTTCTGCACAAAGCAGGTGCTCCAAGAACACTGGTGTAGAG GcgagaaaactgagacccagtgCAGAGAAGGAGCCTGCACGCCACCCCCACtcaggtggcagagctgggccgCCCTGGCAGCCGGAGACCCCGTTGCTTACCTGCGCGGAGCTCAGCAAGTGGATACGACTGGAGCATCTTGGGGGAGCCACGTGGTAGCTGAGGCAGAAAGAG AGGGATCCTTAACTCAAGACTGTAACATGAAGAGTTGTTTTCAGGCCTGCCCCGAGTGCCCCCAGGTAACAACAG TTGTTACTCTCccagcaagagaaaataaaaatcattctaacCGCACCGCACAGAAGACAACTGAAAACACCACG